One segment of Phaeacidiphilus oryzae TH49 DNA contains the following:
- a CDS encoding mycothione reductase, with protein sequence MEQHFDLVVIGSGSGNSIVDHRFAGLRVALVEKGVGSQDSFGGTCLNVGCIPTKMFVHTADVARGAEHGARLGVDLELRGVDWPAVRDRIFGRIDPIAEGGERYRAEGSRHVTLYRGTASFIGERRLLVRTAEGETVLTADQIVVAAGSRPVLPEVPGLDESLGFHTSDSIMRLERLPRRLAVLGSGFVGVELAHVFASFGVEVTVIARSGLLLRHEDTDIAERFTETARRHWDVRLDRKLVRARRQGETVLLDLEGPAGQETLEADTLLVAVGRRPNSDLVDAVAGGLALHPDGRIMVDERQATSVPGVWALGDISSPWQLKHVANLEARTVAHNLLHPDDQRTSDHRFVPHAVFTDPRIASVGLTEQQARADGVRYVAATRRYADIAYGWAMEDTTGFAKVLADPATGRLLGAHIIGPEAPTLIQPLVQAMSFGLDARAMARGQYWIHPAMPELIENALLGLELDPDPADPVRD encoded by the coding sequence ATGGAGCAGCATTTCGATCTCGTCGTGATCGGCTCGGGCTCGGGCAACTCGATCGTCGACCACCGGTTCGCCGGACTGCGGGTGGCCCTCGTCGAGAAGGGGGTCGGCTCGCAGGACAGCTTCGGCGGCACCTGCCTGAACGTCGGGTGCATCCCGACCAAGATGTTCGTCCACACCGCGGACGTGGCCCGCGGCGCGGAGCACGGCGCCCGGCTGGGCGTGGACCTGGAGCTGCGCGGCGTGGACTGGCCGGCCGTCCGGGACCGGATCTTCGGGCGCATCGACCCGATCGCCGAGGGCGGCGAGCGCTACCGCGCGGAGGGCAGCCGGCACGTCACCCTGTACCGGGGAACCGCCTCGTTCATCGGCGAACGCCGGCTGCTGGTGCGGACGGCGGAGGGCGAGACCGTCCTCACCGCCGACCAGATCGTGGTCGCCGCGGGCAGCCGCCCGGTCCTGCCGGAGGTCCCCGGCCTGGACGAGTCGCTCGGCTTCCACACCAGCGACAGCATCATGCGGCTGGAGCGTCTGCCGCGCCGCCTGGCGGTCCTCGGCTCCGGCTTCGTCGGCGTCGAACTCGCCCACGTCTTCGCCTCGTTCGGCGTCGAGGTGACCGTGATCGCCCGCAGCGGCCTGCTGCTGCGGCACGAGGACACGGACATCGCCGAGCGGTTCACCGAGACGGCCCGGCGGCACTGGGACGTCCGGCTGGACCGCAAACTGGTCCGCGCCCGGCGGCAGGGCGAGACCGTCCTCCTCGACCTGGAGGGCCCGGCGGGCCAGGAGACGCTGGAGGCCGACACGCTGCTGGTCGCGGTCGGGCGCAGGCCCAACTCGGACCTGGTGGACGCGGTGGCCGGAGGCCTCGCCCTGCACCCCGACGGCCGGATCATGGTCGACGAGCGGCAGGCCACCTCGGTGCCCGGGGTGTGGGCACTCGGCGACATCTCCTCTCCCTGGCAGCTCAAGCACGTCGCCAACCTGGAGGCCCGGACCGTCGCCCACAACCTCCTCCACCCGGACGACCAGCGGACCTCCGACCACCGCTTCGTTCCCCACGCGGTCTTCACCGACCCCCGGATCGCCTCCGTCGGCCTGACCGAGCAGCAGGCCCGGGCCGACGGCGTACGGTACGTGGCGGCCACCCGCAGATACGCCGACATCGCCTACGGCTGGGCGATGGAGGACACCACCGGCTTCGCCAAGGTGCTCGCCGACCCGGCCACCGGGCGACTGCTCGGCGCCCACATCATCGGCCCCGAAGCGCCCACCCTGATCCAGCCGCTGGTGCAGGCGATGTCCTTCGGCCTGGACGCCCGCGCGATGGCCAGGGGCCAGTACTGGATCCACCCGGCGATGCCCGAACTCATCGAGAACGCCCTTCTCGGCCTGGAACTCGACCCCGACCCCGCCGATCCCGTCCGCGACTGA
- a CDS encoding TetR/AcrR family transcriptional regulator yields the protein MPSSTRRPERRQGSLSRERIVSAAVELLDTVGEGGLTFRALAERLATGPGAIYWHLTGKAELLAAATESVVLAALPAEDADPAPSEAVRALALGVFDALDAHPWAGAQLARASWKPPLLRVFEHLGRQVEALGVPEHARFTAASALLNYILGVAGQNAVNARAVEPGTDRSAFLGAVAAEWAELDPGRYAFVRGIADRLPGHDDRAEFLAGIDLILAGITAGR from the coding sequence ATGCCAAGCAGCACGCGCCGACCGGAACGACGGCAGGGGTCCCTCTCCCGGGAGCGGATCGTCAGCGCCGCCGTCGAACTCCTCGACACGGTGGGGGAGGGCGGACTCACCTTCCGCGCCCTGGCCGAGCGCCTCGCGACCGGGCCGGGGGCGATCTACTGGCACCTCACCGGCAAGGCGGAGCTCCTCGCGGCCGCCACCGAGTCCGTGGTGCTCGCCGCCCTCCCCGCGGAGGACGCCGACCCGGCCCCGTCGGAGGCAGTCCGCGCCCTCGCCCTCGGCGTCTTCGACGCCCTGGACGCCCACCCCTGGGCCGGCGCGCAACTGGCCCGCGCCTCCTGGAAGCCGCCGTTGCTGCGCGTCTTCGAGCACCTGGGACGGCAGGTGGAGGCGCTAGGCGTGCCCGAGCACGCCCGGTTCACCGCGGCCTCCGCGCTGCTCAACTACATCCTCGGCGTGGCCGGCCAGAACGCGGTGAACGCCCGGGCGGTGGAGCCCGGCACCGACCGCAGTGCGTTCCTCGGCGCGGTCGCGGCCGAGTGGGCGGAGCTCGACCCCGGGCGGTACGCGTTCGTCCGGGGCATCGCCGACCGACTGCCCGGGCACGACGACCGGGCGGAGTTCCTCGCCGGGATCGACCTCATCCTCGCCGGGATCACGGCCGGGCGATAG
- a CDS encoding FAD-dependent oxidoreductase — protein MTTDPTPVTIIGAGLGGLTLARVLHVHGIPAAVYEAEPSPASRAQGGMLDIHQRTGQRALAAAGLTEEFRALILEGHEATRIMDRGGTVLLDEPDDGSHRRPEVQRGELRRLLLESLPPGTVHWGRKATGVRPLGAGRHEVAFADGGTVETGLLVGADGAWSRVRPLLSDARPGYLGRSYVECYLFDSDSRHPAAAKAVGAGSLTALAPGKGIQAHREADGRLHTYVALSRDLDWFAGVDFTDPAAATARIVREFDGWAPELTALITEADTAPVLRPLHALPTGHRWERVPGVTLIGDAAHLSAPNGEGANLAMYDGAELAEALAAHSDAPERALAEYERAMFPRSAKAAADGTELHDLMFGSAAPESLVAMFTGQAG, from the coding sequence ATGACCACCGACCCCACCCCCGTCACGATCATCGGCGCAGGCCTCGGCGGGCTGACCCTGGCCCGCGTCCTGCACGTCCATGGAATCCCGGCCGCCGTCTACGAGGCCGAGCCCTCCCCCGCCTCCCGCGCCCAGGGCGGGATGCTCGACATCCACCAGCGGACCGGCCAACGCGCCCTGGCCGCGGCCGGCCTGACCGAGGAGTTCCGCGCGCTCATCCTGGAGGGCCACGAGGCGACGCGGATCATGGACCGGGGCGGAACCGTCCTGCTGGACGAACCGGACGACGGCTCCCACCGGCGCCCCGAGGTCCAGCGCGGCGAACTGCGGCGGCTGCTGCTGGAATCCCTGCCGCCCGGCACCGTCCACTGGGGGCGCAAGGCCACCGGCGTCCGCCCGCTCGGCGCCGGCCGCCACGAGGTGGCCTTCGCCGACGGCGGCACCGTCGAGACCGGCCTGCTGGTCGGCGCAGACGGCGCCTGGTCGCGGGTCAGGCCGCTGCTCTCCGACGCGAGGCCCGGGTACCTCGGCCGGTCCTACGTCGAGTGCTACCTCTTCGACTCCGACAGCCGGCACCCGGCCGCCGCGAAGGCCGTCGGCGCCGGCTCGCTGACGGCCCTCGCCCCCGGCAAGGGCATCCAGGCGCACCGGGAGGCCGACGGGCGGCTGCACACCTATGTGGCGCTCTCCCGCGACCTGGACTGGTTCGCCGGCGTCGACTTCACCGACCCGGCCGCGGCCACCGCCCGGATCGTGCGCGAATTCGACGGCTGGGCGCCGGAGTTGACGGCACTGATCACCGAGGCCGACACCGCACCCGTGCTGCGCCCGCTGCACGCCCTGCCGACCGGCCACCGGTGGGAGCGGGTGCCGGGCGTGACGCTGATCGGCGACGCCGCCCATCTCTCGGCCCCGAACGGCGAGGGCGCCAACCTCGCCATGTACGACGGCGCGGAGCTCGCCGAGGCCCTCGCCGCCCACTCCGACGCCCCCGAGCGCGCCCTCGCCGAGTACGAACGGGCCATGTTCCCCCGCAGCGCGAAGGCCGCGGCCGACGGCACCGAACTCCACGACCTGATGTTCGGCTCCGCCGCGCCCGAGAGCCTGGTCGCCATGTTCACCGGTCAGGCCGGCTGA
- a CDS encoding bifunctional 3'-5' exonuclease/DNA polymerase has product MALVADLDGAGGVLQWLADDGRALGAPRRVPDLAVAVAEVEREGHPRWVWADTDELYPRLLPQLTGRRARLGRCHDVALTERLLLGSEGALGRPRSLGAAWARLHGHPEPPDAEPHHAAHEDQDALFSVVADRSNLPPGVDPLAALVEVHADQLRRLRAAGRELTLLAAAESAGALAAAELGFDGLPWRTELHDRLLVELLGPRPRASAASGGALPPALAALGQEIQRALRSPRLNPDSPAQLLRAFAEQGISLPSLRMHQLRALDHPAAPLVVRYRELARIHTAHGWAWQDRWVRDGRFRPEYVVGGVVSGRWASRGGGALQIPRVLRGAVVADPGHRLVVADAGQLEPRILAAMSRDPGLARAAARGDLYAGLAAEAFGGDRARAKIALLAAMYGQTGGEGGQLVNVLRHRFPRAMELVEAAARTGESGGSVRSLLGRVSPVLGDGEGAREFGEDGDPVPVSGSARAWGRFTRNFVIQATAAEWALVLLVSLRRRLAELGGAAGGDPPRLVFFQHDEVVVHAAEPLVPGVLAAIAASAEEAGALLFGPSCPVPFPMDAVPVDSYADAKEAESAGPVEEAEEGAV; this is encoded by the coding sequence ATGGCGCTGGTGGCGGACCTGGACGGCGCCGGGGGAGTGCTCCAGTGGCTCGCGGACGACGGGCGCGCCCTGGGGGCACCGCGCCGAGTGCCCGACCTCGCCGTCGCCGTGGCCGAGGTGGAGCGGGAGGGGCATCCCCGCTGGGTCTGGGCCGACACCGACGAGCTCTATCCGAGGCTGCTGCCGCAGCTGACCGGTCGCCGCGCCCGGCTCGGCCGCTGCCATGACGTCGCCCTGACCGAACGGCTGCTGCTGGGCTCCGAGGGCGCGCTGGGCCGCCCCCGGTCGCTCGGCGCCGCCTGGGCCCGGCTGCACGGCCACCCCGAGCCGCCCGACGCGGAACCCCACCACGCCGCGCACGAGGACCAGGACGCCCTGTTCAGCGTGGTCGCCGATCGCAGCAACCTGCCGCCAGGCGTCGACCCGCTGGCCGCGCTGGTCGAGGTGCACGCCGACCAGTTGCGCCGGCTGCGGGCCGCCGGCCGCGAGCTCACCCTCCTCGCCGCCGCCGAGTCCGCCGGCGCGCTGGCCGCCGCCGAGCTGGGCTTCGACGGGCTGCCCTGGCGCACCGAGCTGCACGACCGCCTGCTGGTCGAGCTCCTCGGCCCGCGCCCCCGTGCCTCCGCGGCCTCCGGTGGGGCGCTGCCGCCCGCGCTGGCCGCCCTCGGCCAGGAGATCCAGCGCGCCCTGCGCAGCCCGCGGCTCAACCCCGACTCGCCGGCCCAGCTGCTGCGGGCCTTCGCCGAGCAGGGGATCAGCCTGCCCTCGCTGCGGATGCACCAGCTGCGGGCTCTGGACCATCCGGCCGCGCCGCTGGTGGTCCGCTATCGCGAGCTGGCCAGGATCCACACCGCCCACGGCTGGGCCTGGCAGGACCGCTGGGTGCGCGACGGCCGGTTCCGCCCCGAGTATGTGGTCGGCGGCGTGGTCTCCGGCCGCTGGGCCTCGCGCGGCGGCGGGGCGCTGCAGATCCCCCGGGTGCTGCGCGGGGCGGTGGTGGCCGACCCGGGGCACCGGCTGGTGGTGGCGGACGCCGGTCAGCTGGAGCCGCGGATCCTCGCGGCGATGTCCCGCGATCCCGGGCTGGCCCGGGCGGCGGCCCGTGGCGACCTCTACGCCGGGCTGGCCGCCGAGGCCTTCGGCGGCGACCGGGCCCGGGCCAAGATCGCCCTCCTCGCCGCGATGTACGGGCAGACCGGCGGCGAGGGCGGCCAGCTGGTGAACGTGCTGCGGCACCGCTTCCCGCGCGCCATGGAGCTGGTGGAGGCCGCCGCCCGCACGGGGGAGTCCGGCGGCTCGGTGCGCTCGCTCCTCGGCCGGGTCTCCCCGGTGCTCGGAGACGGGGAGGGCGCCCGGGAGTTCGGCGAGGACGGCGATCCGGTCCCGGTCAGCGGCTCCGCCCGCGCCTGGGGCCGGTTCACCCGGAACTTCGTGATCCAGGCCACCGCCGCGGAATGGGCCCTGGTGCTGCTGGTCTCCCTGCGCCGCCGACTCGCCGAACTCGGCGGCGCGGCCGGGGGCGACCCGCCGCGACTGGTCTTCTTCCAGCACGACGAGGTGGTGGTGCATGCCGCGGAGCCGCTGGTGCCCGGGGTGCTGGCGGCGATCGCGGCCTCCGCGGAGGAGGCCGGGGCCCTCCTCTTCGGCCCCTCCTGCCCGGTCCCCTTCCCGATGGACGCCGTGCCGGTCGACTCCTACGCCGATGCCAAGGAGGCGGAGTCGGCCGGGCCCGTAGAGGAGGCCGAGGAGGGCGCGGTCTGA
- a CDS encoding aggregation-promoting factor C-terminal-like domain-containing protein, with product MNHLAHSSHAAAAAAPAATASTGVSTRAVSATTSAPSGSPQQIAAQLVPADQLASFEQIISHESGWNVHATNASSGAYGLGQALPGSKMASAGADWQNSAATQIKWALSYMNDRYGSPNAAWASWQANGWY from the coding sequence CTGAACCACCTCGCCCACAGCAGCCACGCCGCTGCCGCCGCCGCGCCGGCCGCGACCGCGTCCACCGGTGTGAGCACCCGGGCCGTGAGCGCCACCACCTCGGCCCCCTCCGGCTCCCCGCAGCAGATCGCCGCGCAGTTGGTGCCGGCCGACCAGCTGGCCTCCTTCGAGCAGATCATCTCCCACGAGAGCGGCTGGAACGTCCACGCCACCAACGCCTCCTCCGGCGCCTACGGCCTGGGCCAGGCCCTGCCCGGCTCCAAGATGGCCTCCGCCGGCGCCGACTGGCAGAACAGCGCCGCCACCCAGATCAAGTGGGCCCTGTCCTACATGAACGACCGCTACGGCTCCCCCAACGCCGCCTGGGCCTCCTGGCAGGCCAACGGCTGGTACTAA
- a CDS encoding STAS domain-containing protein, whose amino-acid sequence MTLHLAPSKQSPWPYGDPTIHVRRLDSDAVAVLLSGEIDIACANRVREALGRIASVTRDTVVDLSAATFLDATGLGLLCHARNAARAHAGRLATVCPAGQPLRVLRTADMARTLLVRPTLAEALAAIRGLPGLAA is encoded by the coding sequence ATGACGCTCCATCTCGCCCCCTCGAAGCAGTCCCCCTGGCCCTACGGCGACCCCACCATCCACGTCCGCCGACTGGATTCCGACGCCGTCGCGGTGCTGCTCTCCGGAGAGATCGACATCGCCTGCGCCAACCGCGTCCGCGAAGCGCTCGGCCGGATCGCGAGCGTCACCCGGGACACCGTGGTCGACCTGAGCGCGGCCACCTTCCTCGACGCCACCGGGCTCGGCCTCCTCTGCCACGCCCGCAACGCGGCCCGGGCGCACGCCGGACGGCTGGCCACGGTCTGCCCGGCCGGCCAGCCGCTGCGGGTCCTGCGCACCGCCGACATGGCACGGACGCTCCTGGTCAGGCCGACCCTCGCGGAGGCCCTGGCGGCGATCCGGGGCCTCCCCGGCCTCGCCGCATAG
- a CDS encoding DUF4230 domain-containing protein: protein MVAVPLAAALFLGAAALRWVPALVNPFAEHTVDRSGPAVLRSIQDMSRYDAAEGGYQVVVDLAKEARYLPSALVGTRTLYVGAGSVDAYVDLGGIGRGDVKVSGPHTVTVLLPHARLGGTVLDPKHSYVFAQERGVFSALGSLFSSSPDTTQQQVQELAAQKIQQAAASSGLTGRAEQNTRGMLQGLLHSLGYTDVTVDFGDGH, encoded by the coding sequence ATGGTGGCCGTCCCACTGGCGGCCGCGCTCTTCCTCGGCGCGGCTGCGCTGCGCTGGGTGCCCGCACTGGTGAACCCCTTCGCGGAGCACACGGTGGACCGCTCGGGTCCCGCTGTGCTCCGCTCGATCCAGGACATGAGCCGCTACGACGCGGCGGAGGGCGGCTACCAGGTGGTGGTGGACCTGGCCAAGGAGGCCCGCTACCTGCCGTCGGCCCTGGTCGGCACGCGCACGCTGTACGTGGGCGCGGGCAGCGTGGACGCGTATGTGGACCTGGGCGGGATCGGCCGCGGCGACGTCAAGGTCTCGGGCCCGCACACCGTGACGGTGCTGCTGCCGCACGCCCGTCTCGGCGGAACGGTGCTGGACCCCAAGCACTCCTATGTCTTCGCGCAGGAGCGCGGTGTCTTCAGCGCGCTGGGCTCGCTGTTCTCCTCGTCGCCCGACACCACCCAGCAGCAGGTGCAGGAGCTGGCCGCGCAGAAGATCCAGCAGGCCGCCGCCTCGTCCGGCCTGACCGGGCGGGCCGAGCAGAACACCCGCGGGATGCTCCAGGGTCTCCTGCACTCCCTGGGCTACACCGACGTCACCGTGGACTTCGGCGACGGGCACTGA
- a CDS encoding helix-turn-helix domain-containing protein, translating to MAMADDPFAAVDALLAGVAPPVELPPPAVRRQLREDAGLSRPQVAGALGIHPSTLAGWEAGRTEPPTAKRAAYLRLLEGLAERLAAASPPPADAEPGPRPDPHEGPDALPAMDRDAAGELVTGPPGPCLVCGQPTPYRSAGRPRHLGNFCRPAAPNPPSASAPVPVPAPAPASAGRPPAAAPGPATKPEPAAEPATASERPPRPADAAPAPAGRPGGARADARLVQPGMELEEMIPQAVAEELATAEGDVEAAATALDRRAIPDAMALFKASRTGARYDNTFFPPLPDLLRKRSKQDADEVWEARPKWRNRALGKGTHEVVALDMNAAYLSALKAHLPIGPLEHRAGDVLDDRDGPGGRKRRRSGIYLVDPPEWTCEDLPNPLGAREEPGPLWITDPTLRLLERCATERYGALCEPPQILESWTAVSSENILERFRATLRDARDRAIADGDDLTLEYVKSMYAKFVSTMGESTYNREIHRPDWMHIIRSQAFANLWVKAHKAHGHGLTVVRMTGTDELHLTGGDWRQVFTEGRGVAEVKVKDEYLIEGRG from the coding sequence TCGCGCCGCCGGTGGAGCTGCCGCCCCCGGCAGTGCGCCGGCAACTGCGCGAGGACGCCGGACTGAGCCGCCCCCAGGTCGCGGGCGCCCTGGGGATCCACCCCAGCACGCTGGCCGGCTGGGAGGCCGGGCGCACCGAGCCGCCGACCGCCAAGCGGGCCGCGTACCTTCGGTTGCTGGAGGGGCTGGCCGAGCGCCTCGCCGCCGCCTCGCCGCCGCCGGCGGACGCCGAGCCGGGCCCGCGGCCCGATCCGCATGAGGGCCCGGACGCACTGCCGGCGATGGACCGGGACGCCGCCGGCGAACTGGTCACCGGTCCGCCGGGGCCCTGCCTGGTCTGCGGGCAGCCCACTCCGTACCGGTCGGCGGGACGCCCGCGCCACCTGGGCAACTTCTGCCGACCCGCGGCCCCGAACCCGCCGTCCGCGTCCGCACCCGTACCCGTACCGGCACCGGCGCCCGCATCCGCAGGCCGGCCGCCTGCCGCCGCCCCGGGGCCCGCGACCAAGCCCGAGCCCGCCGCCGAGCCCGCCACGGCATCAGAACGCCCGCCCCGGCCCGCCGACGCGGCGCCCGCCCCCGCCGGCCGTCCTGGCGGCGCCCGCGCGGACGCCCGGCTGGTCCAGCCCGGCATGGAGCTGGAGGAGATGATCCCGCAGGCGGTGGCGGAGGAGCTGGCCACCGCCGAGGGCGACGTCGAGGCGGCCGCCACCGCGCTGGACCGGCGGGCCATCCCGGACGCGATGGCCCTGTTCAAGGCCTCCCGCACCGGCGCCCGCTATGACAACACCTTCTTCCCGCCGCTGCCGGACCTGCTGCGCAAGCGCTCCAAGCAGGACGCCGACGAGGTGTGGGAGGCCCGCCCGAAGTGGCGCAACCGCGCCCTGGGGAAGGGCACCCACGAGGTGGTGGCGCTGGACATGAACGCGGCCTACCTCTCCGCCCTCAAGGCCCACCTGCCGATCGGCCCCCTGGAGCACCGCGCCGGCGACGTGCTGGACGACCGGGACGGCCCCGGTGGCCGCAAGCGCCGCCGCTCCGGCATCTACCTGGTCGACCCGCCGGAGTGGACCTGCGAGGACCTGCCCAACCCGCTGGGGGCGCGGGAGGAGCCCGGCCCGCTGTGGATCACCGACCCCACCCTGCGCCTGCTGGAGCGCTGCGCCACCGAGCGCTACGGCGCGCTGTGCGAGCCGCCGCAGATCCTGGAGTCCTGGACCGCGGTCTCCTCGGAGAACATCCTGGAGCGCTTCCGCGCCACCCTGCGCGACGCCCGCGACAGGGCGATCGCCGACGGGGACGACCTGACGCTGGAGTACGTGAAGTCGATGTACGCCAAGTTCGTCTCCACCATGGGCGAATCGACCTACAACCGGGAGATCCACCGCCCGGACTGGATGCACATCATCCGCTCCCAGGCCTTCGCCAACCTGTGGGTGAAGGCCCACAAGGCGCACGGCCACGGCCTGACCGTGGTACGGATGACGGGCACCGACGAGCTCCACCTCACCGGCGGAGACTGGCGGCAGGTGTTCACCGAGGGCCGCGGGGTGGCCGAGGTGAAGGTCAAGGACGAGTACCTGATCGAGGGCAGGGGCTGA